The Bacteroidota bacterium DNA window GCGCCGCTACGGCTCCGATAAGCCCGACCTCCGCTTTGGGATGGAGCTTCAGGACGTGTCCGCCGTCTTCGCCGACAGCCCGTTCCGCGTGTTCAACAGCGCCATCGAGCAAGGCGGGGCCGTCGTCGCCATCGTCGCGAAGGGGGAAGGCGACCGCGGGCGCGGCGCGATGGACCGCCTCGACAAGGACATTGTCCGCAAGCGCATCGGCGCGGGTGGGTTGATCTACTTCAAGCTGCCCTCGGACGGGAGCGAGACGTTCTCGAACGTGAAGGAGCACGTTCTGCCGACTCAGTATGTCGAACGCTGCATCGAGGCCGTGGGTGCCGAAGCGGGCGACCTCGTGTTGCTGCTCGCCGGGCCGCAGCCGAAGGTGTTCGAGCAGGCCGGGTCGCTGCGCCTCCACATGGGCGAAGAGATGGGCCTCGTCCCCGAGGGCGCCGACGGGCCGTGGGAGTTCCTGTGGGTAACCGAGTTCCCGCTCCTCGAATACGACCGCGACGCTGCCACCCCAGCGGAGGGCGACGGCGAGGAGGGGCGCTACTTCGCGATGCACCACCCGTTTACGTCGCCGAAGCCCGAAGACTTCGACAAGCTCGACCGCAGCAGCGGCGCGTTTGCGCCGGGCGAGGCGCGGGCGCGCGCCTACGATCTCGTCCTCAATGGCACCGAGATCGCGGGCGGCTCGATCCGTATCCACCGCGCCGACATCCAAAGCCACATGTTCGACCTCCTCGGCATCGACGAGCAGGAGGCGAGCGAGCGCTTCGGCTTCCTCCTCGACGCGCTGCGCTTCGGCGCGCCCCCGCACGGCGGCATCGCCTTCGGCCTCGACCGCCTCGTGATGCACCTCACCGGGGCCACGTCTCTCCGCGACGTGATCGCGTTCCCGAAGACACAGTCGGCCACGGAACTGATGAGTCAGACGCCCGCCGCCGTGGACGCCGAGCAACTCGACGAACTCCACATCGCCGTAACGGCGGAGGAAGACGAGGACTAGCAGAGTCGTGAATGGGCTACTTCCTCACGCTATATCGTCTCCCATCGCATCGTCTCGAAGCGGTGGTGACGGACGATGATGAGTTGGTTCGGTATGACGACGAATTTCAAGCGCTGGAGGAAGTAGAGGGAGAAATGCCACACCAGTACAGGTCAGAGCAAATTGGTTGGCTGGATCTGGGAAAGTCTGGGGTGTGGCGTCCGCTCAAGTATCTACTCGATCCAGTCAAACGTGAACTGGGCACGTGGGAGGACTACGGACCGCCAGGTTGCGTGACAGGTGCTGCTGTCTCCGGCTGGCATCAGGCGAAGACAGGATTCGATAAGCCGCTCCGCTACAACCGGTCTGATGAGGTAGGAGCTATTCGGAATGCTCTGGAGTCGTTCGACTTCGAGATGCTAGTTCGTCAAAACAAGGCCAGTGTGGTGTACGAGTGCGATGTGTTTCCTCATCTGTACTACTGGCCGATGCTAATCGAGCGGCTAGAGCACCTCCGCGAGTTCTATCGCATCGCCGCGGATCTAGGACAGGCCGTGCTGACGGATCAGGAGTAGGCTCACGAGCCACATCGTGTCATCCTGAGCGTAGCCCGGAGGGCGAAGTTGAAGGATCTCTGTCTACCTCGACGCTTAGAGTGGGGCCTGGAAGCTGCCCCGCAGATCCTTCGACTCACTGACGCTCGCTCAGGATGACAGCGGGGTGAGTACGGAAACACAAGAAGGGCGAGGCGCCGCAGCACCTCGCCCTTCGAGCTTTGGAGCACAGACGGCGTTACTCTTCGCCCATCTCGACTTCGGTCTCGGTCGCGGCGTCCGACATCGGCGGTGCCGGGACAACGATCTCGGCGGGGGGCAGCGTGTCGCTGTCGCCCTTGAGGAACACGTCGAACCAGCGTAGGGCGCGGAGGGCGTAGTCGTAGCGTGCGCCGACGCGGGCGTTGCCGTGGCCCTCGCCGGGGTAGAGCACGAGGCGGACCGGCGCCTCGCCGCGCAGCTTGAGGTGGCGGTAGAGCTCGTAGCTCTGCCCGGCGTCCACGCGCGGGTCGGCCTCGCCGTGGAGGATCAGCAGCGGCGTCTCCGACTGCCCGGCGTAGTAGATCGGGCTGCGCTCGAGCATGAACTGCCAGTCGTCCCACGGGCGCTTGAGCGCGTGCACGTAGAACTCCTCGTCGGCGATGTCCGTCGTGCCCACCTTCGAGATCTTGTTCGAGATGCCGACGAACATCACGCCTGCGGCGATGCGGTCGCTGTAGCGCGTCGAGAGCCACGCGGTCGCGTAGCCGCCGTAGGAGCCACCCGTCACGCCGACGCGGTCGGGGTCCGCCACGCCGATCTCGATGAGGTGGTCGGCGGCCGTGATGAGGTCGTCGAACTCCTTGCCAGCCGGGTCGCCCTGGCCGGCCTTGGCGAAGGCCACACCGCGCCCGGTAGAGCCGCGGTAGTTGGGGTAGAACACCGCGTAGCCGCGCGCCGCGAGCAGCTGCGCCTGGCTGTTGTAGTCCGTGATCCAGCCGTTGGCGACGAACGCCTCCGGGCCGCCGTGTACGTCGAGGACGAGCGGGTAGGTCTGGCTTTCCTGATAGTCGAGCGGGTAGAAGAGCGTACCGCTGAGCGTGAGGCCGTCGGGGGCCTCGTGGGTGATGACCTCCTGGCGCGCGAGGCGCACGTCGGCCAGCATCGGGTTGAGGTCGGTCG harbors:
- the aspS gene encoding aspartate--tRNA ligase, translating into MSSRTALLTAESQHGRRTHTGGDLRAAHVGETVVLKGWVDTRRDLGGLIFIDLRDRYGLTQVVFAPQIADAAMETAEQLRSEYVISVRGEVRRRSDETVNPKLPTGEVEVWVDSLEVLAVSDAPPFVVTAHEEKQQKANVELRLQYRYLDLRRPTLQHNLLLRHKLYQATRRYFDQHNFVEVETPVLMKSTPEGARDYLVPSRVHPGKFYALPQSPQTYKQILMIAGMDRYFQITKCFRDEDLRADRQPEFTQIDVEMTFATEELIYEMVEGLIAEIWQATRGIEISTPFRRMPYAEALRRYGSDKPDLRFGMELQDVSAVFADSPFRVFNSAIEQGGAVVAIVAKGEGDRGRGAMDRLDKDIVRKRIGAGGLIYFKLPSDGSETFSNVKEHVLPTQYVERCIEAVGAEAGDLVLLLAGPQPKVFEQAGSLRLHMGEEMGLVPEGADGPWEFLWVTEFPLLEYDRDAATPAEGDGEEGRYFAMHHPFTSPKPEDFDKLDRSSGAFAPGEARARAYDLVLNGTEIAGGSIRIHRADIQSHMFDLLGIDEQEASERFGFLLDALRFGAPPHGGIAFGLDRLVMHLTGATSLRDVIAFPKTQSATELMSQTPAAVDAEQLDELHIAVTAEEDED
- a CDS encoding DUF1877 family protein, which gives rise to MGYFLTLYRLPSHRLEAVVTDDDELVRYDDEFQALEEVEGEMPHQYRSEQIGWLDLGKSGVWRPLKYLLDPVKRELGTWEDYGPPGCVTGAAVSGWHQAKTGFDKPLRYNRSDEVGAIRNALESFDFEMLVRQNKASVVYECDVFPHLYYWPMLIERLEHLREFYRIAADLGQAVLTDQE